The following proteins are co-located in the Polystyrenella longa genome:
- a CDS encoding YggS family pyridoxal phosphate-dependent enzyme yields the protein MSEVVNRIRQNLRGIEQQIQTACDRSQRNAADVQLITVTKYAEWNWVEALLELGYCHLGESRPQQLEERAELVSKEIQWHLIGQLQRNKIRKVLPVTKLIHSIDSLKLLDAVDRIAGEEQLRPNLLLQVNVSGEETKQGFSRNDLLDHWSEFDQFSHTNIVGLMTMAPHVDDPELARPTFRDLRLLQDELNQRSQTVKLSELSMGMSHDFGIAIEEGATLIRLGSSLFEGISK from the coding sequence ATGTCTGAAGTTGTAAATCGTATTCGCCAGAACCTCAGAGGGATCGAACAACAGATCCAGACTGCTTGTGATCGTTCGCAGCGAAATGCCGCTGATGTGCAGTTAATTACTGTCACCAAATACGCGGAGTGGAATTGGGTCGAAGCTCTGCTGGAACTCGGTTATTGTCATCTGGGCGAGAGTCGTCCTCAGCAACTGGAAGAACGAGCGGAACTCGTTTCGAAGGAAATCCAGTGGCATCTCATTGGCCAACTGCAACGAAACAAGATCCGTAAAGTTCTTCCCGTCACCAAACTGATCCACTCAATCGATTCCCTGAAACTGCTGGACGCCGTAGACCGGATTGCCGGAGAGGAGCAACTAAGACCAAATCTGCTTCTTCAGGTAAATGTCTCCGGGGAAGAAACCAAACAGGGTTTCTCTCGAAACGATCTACTTGATCATTGGTCCGAGTTCGACCAGTTTTCCCACACCAACATCGTTGGCCTGATGACCATGGCTCCTCACGTCGACGATCCTGAACTGGCACGTCCCACTTTTCGCGATTTGCGTTTACTACAGGACGAATTGAATCAGCGATCTCAGACGGTCAAACTCAGCGAACTTTCCATGGGGATGAGCCACGATTTCGGAATCGCTATTGAAGAAGGCGCGACGCTCATTCGCCTCGGTTCCAGTCTCTTCGAGGGCATAAGTAAATAG